GGCCCTAATCCAAACCAGACCACTGGACAGGGCCCCGGTCCCAATTAAGAACCAGTGCTCTGCTCACGGGGCCGTCACCTTCAGGGGCTGCTCAGAGTCCTGGGACATGCTCTCCTCGGCACAGGGCCAAAGGGCAGCACTGCTCAGACAGGCCATGCCCTGGTCCCCACAGACCCCCCACCCTGCAAAGTGAGAGTCTGGGTTATTTCTGGAGTGTCGTGACCTCCCAGGCTGTGAATCCTTTTCCCTCCAGTTGTCCTTGGAAGGAGCCCAGGGTCGCTCTGGAGGGCTCACCTCACTGCCCCCAAGGCCACCCTGGCTCTCGGAGGCCTCCTGGAGAGGGGAGCATGGACTACAGTGATGGTCCCCTCACATCTTCACTCCGCAGACCATCTCAGAGCTCACGATAGAATCACACTGACCCTGCCCCCCATGTGCCTGCAGGAGacacctccttcctccagcctcagTGAGGGACCCAGGCGAGTCCTAGGGTCAAGCTGGAGCGGGAGCAGGGAGCCTGGAGTCAGGGGGTAAGCTGATCACGGCCCTGACCTCCTGCCGGGCAGGGCAGCACCCAGCACCAGGCTGTGCACATAGTAGGTGGGCATAGGGTGAACATGAACTTACCACCATCGGATCTGTATCTCTTagacaacaataacaaaaaagggGGCAGAAAACAGTTTCTATTAAAATGTAGCTGTTCTTGGAAAGGCAGGGGAGGGCTCTGGAGAACGAACCCTTCTAATTAGCTCACTGGCCCAGATTAGTGCAACTGTTACCTGTGAAGGCACGGCAGGCTGGAGCCTGAGAGGGTGGCTGGCTGGATGGGCGTGACAagccctgggcagcaggggcaTATCCCAGAGCCAGACCCATGGGACCAGGAGTGGCCCAGGAAGGTGAGACTCATGAAGGGGCCTCTGGGGCACCTCACCCCCtggacgggggtgggggaggaaatgtTGGCCCCTGTTCTGGGAGGTCGGAGGTCTAGGAGGAGGGCTGAAAGGGTACCATCAGGAGGGGGTGCTCAAGAGAAGGGAGGCCCCAGAGAGGGCGGCTACGAGGACTGAGCCACCCACCTCTGGCACATTTGGGACCTGGCCATCCAGAGCTGGGGGCCAGTGTGGGGGCAATCACATGTGTGAGCCACTCCCACTAGCCAAGGGGCCACTAGTCCCAAGGCTGGGAGGGGTGCCCCTTCCAGAACTTTGCCACGATAGCCTCTCCCAGCAGCCAGAGCGCAGTGAAGTCCCCGTGGGGGTGTGGTAAGGGGCAAACCTTTTGGCGGGAGGTGGTGGCGGAGGTTAGGAAATAAAATGACAGGCTACTTGCCAATTTATCCAGCATCTCAGAAAACAGCTCCTTGCCGGCGGAGTCAAAAATGAAGAGCTCCTAGAATCAGAAAGGCGTGACCCAAGGATGTCCACCCACATGGGGGCGCGGGGGGTGTGGACCACTAGCGGCCTGGAGGCTGCACCTTCTCCAGGGGCACAAGGTAGATGGTGGGGAGAGGAGCGGCCTCCGGAATGCTGGCGAGGCAGCACAACGGCTTCCCGCACCTCCCAGCACTCTCTGTGCGGCGCTCACCTTCCCTAACCTCAAGAGCAAAAATACCAGGAACAAGCTGACTTCCCACCTGGCAGAACAGAATGCTAAACAGGCTGACAAGTGCTCTGGTTTCCAAAAGGTCATTCTGCACTTTGTTAACCAAATTGATTTTCAAGTCTTAAAACCATTCTTTCAAAGGAGGTCACTGAGAAGGCCTGGGAGGGAGTGTAAAGTAGGACAGTCTGTCACCATCCTGGATGGCGACGGTGCTGTTCCCACAGAGGATGCAGGGTGACCCTTCCCACCCAGTCCAAGCCTCAGCGGGCCTGCAGCAGAGCCCCTCCCCAGGACTGATGCCTCGGGGGTCTCCCCTAACTTTCCCCCTAAGCTCCCTCCAGACACCGGAAGCTCCTGGCTGGCTGCCAACCCCGGCCCTCACTGTCTGAACCTCAGCACCCTGACCTGAGTCGCACACAGGTTACCAGGGCATCATCTTGTCCCTTCTCCCTGCATCACGGACCTCTTTAACAATCTGGTGACCCTTAAATCTTCTCCCCAGGAAAGCACACGCAAACAACACCTTGCAATTCAACTGCAGGAGTTGTGGGCTCCCAGAGAGGGAGCCAGGTTAAGAAAGTGATGGGTGAGTTCTGTGAGAGCAAAGCCCCTGTTCCAGCCTCACTTCTTCTTCGTCCGCCCTCCCTAGGACACCTCCTCCCCGGCTGCCCCACAATTCTGTCCCCGATGCTGAGGCAAGCCCAGGCCCAGTCCTGGCACTGCATCTCCTGTAGGGAGGGGGATGGTGATGCAGGGATGCAGGGACCCTGGGCCCCGCTGCAGCGGCACTGAGCTCCCTCGGGGCAAGGGCACCACTTACCACACTGTCTCCCGTGTCAGGAACTGGCACCGTCTTCACCACCAAATCCGCCCCTGTGGTCTGTCGAGGAAAACCAACACCGCGCATCAGAGGGCCCCACGGGGCGTCGCGCAGGAGGACACGACAGGCACCAGCACCCAGAGACGTGTCCCAGTGCAGGCGTTTGTGTCCTGGACTCCCTGTTGGTGCAGAAGGCAGAGAGGACCAGCCGGTCTcgcccagctcccagcccaggagCGAGCTGCGCAAGGTGACAGTTGCCCACTGGCAGGTCTGCCCTGAGACTTGTGGGAAAACACTTCCCACGGGGTCATCCCAGCAGCCTCTGGGCAGAGCTCTCGGGGCTTCTTAGGGCCATTTGAAAACGTGTGCTATCACCTTGCTGCGCGCCTCGGCCAGGCCCTCGGCCCCCACGGCTCACCAGGGTGTAGCTCTTCTGGAAGTGGGCTCCGTCGCTGCGGAACATCTGCGCCAGGGCGGTCTTGCCCACTGCTGGGTCTCCTGGGGGGACAGAGTACCGCACAAACATCACTTCGTCTTCATCTGACCTGAGCACTTCCCACTCCAGAATGCTAGTCTAGAAACCACAAACTTCACTCAGATCTCTGAGAAAATGTGCTTGATTCCCACAGGAAGTTGCTGTGAGGTCGCTGGCAGGGCAGTGGGTGCCTGAGACCAACCTTCAAATCTCACAAAGGCCAGGGTCACATTTCTTCAAGGCCAGTCCTTTCACCCACAAGAGTGGGCCCAGAAGGTAACAGAGCTGGAGGGTTCTAGAGCACTGGAAACAGAACTGCCACTCTTCCCCGAAACGTCCCCCATGGGGAAACCTGTCCCTCTCAAACCAGAGTTTACTCTGAAGTCCTGGAGGTGAACAGGCGTGGCCAGGCCCACTGACAGGCTCAGCTGACTGACTGAACCAGTCGAGGCTAGAGCTTCCATGGTGAGGACCCTGCATACTGTTCTTCTCAGTGGGGGAGACAGCTGGGAGGGTTTCTGCATTTAGGGGAAGCAAGAGATGCCACACTCGCCATCCTGAAATCCACTTCCAAGTGACACACTGCCCTCCAGCTGGGTGTGCCGCTGCGACCACCGGTGCCCACCTTCCCAGGGGCCAGGTCTGGCTGCAGCAGCCGCTGTCTTCTCCGGGCTCACCTCCCACCTCACAGGCTTCTCTCCGCGGCATTCCTTTGTTGGTCGAGGGCCCCATAAATCGGTGCCTCAGAACTGAAGGTTTATGCCACAGTTCCAGCCTGAGATCTGGACTTCTCACAGGACTGCTGGCGGCAGTTTAACCTGGAGTGCCTCCCCTGTCCCCAAGGCTGCCGGTGGCTCTCCGTGCTCCCCCTTCTTTGCCCTGTGTCCTTCCCACTTCCCCGCTCA
This DNA window, taken from Desmodus rotundus isolate HL8 chromosome 3, HLdesRot8A.1, whole genome shotgun sequence, encodes the following:
- the IFT27 gene encoding intraflagellar transport protein 27 homolog isoform X2, which produces MVKLAAKCILAGDPAVGKTALAQMFRSDGAHFQKSYTLVSRGGRGPGRGAQQGSPGHKRLHWDTSLGAGACRVLLRDAPWGPLMRGVGFPRQTTGADLVVKTVPVPDTGDSVELFIFDSAGKELFSEMLDKLWESPNVLCLVYDVTNEQSFGNCRKWLEKVQLQVAGAFLPGVLVGNKTDLASRRAVQSAQARAWALGQGLECFETSVKEMENYEAPFQHLAQQFHQLYREKVEIFRTLV
- the IFT27 gene encoding intraflagellar transport protein 27 homolog isoform X7, with translation MVKLAAKCILAGDPAVGKTALAQMFRSDGAHFQKSYTLVSRGGRGPGRGAQQGSPGHKRLHWDTSLGAGACRVLLRDAPWGPLMRGVGFPRQTTGADLVVKTVPVPDTGDSVELFIFDSAGKELFSEMLDKLWESPNVLCLVYDVTNEQSFGNCRKWLEKVQLQVAGAFLPEGDGEL
- the IFT27 gene encoding intraflagellar transport protein 27 homolog isoform X1, yielding MVKLAAKCILAGDPAVGKTALAQMFRSDGAHFQKSYTLVSRGGRGPGRGAQQGSPGHKRLHWDTSLGAGACRVLLRDAPWGPLMRGVGFPRQTTGADLVVKTVPVPDTGDSVELFIFDSAGKELFSEMLDKLWESPNVLCLVYDVTNEQSFGNCRKWLEKVQLQVAGAFLPGVLVGNKTDLASRRAVQSAQARAWALGQGLECFETSVRQRNRKASNCARLQIVGDGAGIEDPARRPQWVH
- the IFT27 gene encoding intraflagellar transport protein 27 homolog isoform X9, whose product is MVKLAAKCILAGDPAVGKTALAQMFRSDGAHFQKSYTLVSRGGRGPGRGAQQGSPGHKRLHWDTSLGAGACRVLLRDAPWGPLMRGVGFPRQTTGADLVVKTVPVPDTGDSVWESPNVLCLVYDVTNEQSFGNCRKWLEKVQLQVAGAFLPEGDGEL